A stretch of the Corylus avellana chromosome ca6, CavTom2PMs-1.0 genome encodes the following:
- the LOC132185947 gene encoding abscisic acid 8'-hydroxylase CYP707A1-like: MGGVFLYVFIFLLTLILTYTFLGRGKKEPQKRATLPPGSMGWPYVGETLQLYSQDPSVFFAAKQKRYGEIFKTHILGCPCVMLASPEASRFVLVTQAHLFKPTYPKSKERLIGPSALFFHQGEYHTRLRKLVQGSLSLEALRNLVKGIDAIAASTFDSWGGGHVVNTFHELKKLSFEVGILAIFGHLDARYSEELKKNYSLVDNGYNSFPTNIPGTPYKMALLARKRLTMILSAIICERKEKKLEDKDLLGCLLNSKDGRGDTLSEDQIADNIIGVLFAAQDTTASVMTWIVKYLHDNPKLLELVKAEQKAVRKSNDDEGNQPLSWSQTRNMPTSYKVVLESLRMASIISFTFREAVADVEYKGYLIPKGWKVMPLFRNIHHNPDFFSDPQRFDPSRFEVAPKPNTFMPFGSGVHACPGNELAKLEVLIMIHHLVTKFRWELVESQSGIQNSPFPVPMHGLPARFWKESTS, from the exons atgggtggAGTTTTTCTCTATGTTTTCATCTTTCTCCTTACTCTAATACTCACATATACTTTTCTAGGAAGGGGCAAGAAAGAACCCCAGAAAAGAGCTACCCTTCCACCTGGTTCAATGGGTTGGCCTTACGTAGGAGAGACTCTTCAACTCTACTCCCAAGACCCAAGTGTTTTCTTTGCAGCCAAACAGAAAag GTATGGAGAAATTTTCAAGACCCATATTCTTGGCTGCCCGTGTGTCATGCTGGCTAGCCCCGAGGCGTCACGGTTTGTGTTGGTGACACAGGCTCACTTGTTCAAACCCACCTACCCGAAAAGCAAAGAGCGCCTGATTGGACCGTCAGCGCTGTTTTTTCACCAAGGGGAATACCATACTCGTCTCAGAAAACTTGTTCAAGGATCCTTGTCCCTTGAGGCTCTCCGTAACTTGGTGAAGGGAATCGACGCCATTGCAGCATCTACCTTTGACTCATGGGGAGGCGGCCATGTCGTCAACACTTTCCATGAACTGAAAAAG CTTTCTTTTGAGGTTGGTATACTTGCAATTTTTGGCCATTTGGACGCCCGCTACAGCGAGGAGCTAAAGAAAAATTACTCTTTAGTCGACAATGGCTACAATTCCTTTCCCACGAACATTCCAGGAACTCCCTACAAAATGGCGCTACTG GCAAGAAAAAGGCTCACTATGATTCTGAGTGCTATTATTTGTgagaggaaggagaagaaatTAGAAGACAAAGATCTTTTGGGTTGTCTATTGAACTCCAAAGACGGAAGGGGAGACACCTTAAGCGAAGATCAAATCGCAGACAACATTATTGGAGTGCTGTTTGCAGCTCAAGATACTACAGCTAGTGTCATGACATGGATTGTCAAGTACCTCCATGATAACCCGAAACTTCTAGAGCTTGTAAAG GCTGAACAGAAGGCTGTTCGTAAATCAAATGATGATGAAGGTAATCAGCCATTGAGCTGGAGTCAGACAAGAAACATGCCAACAAGTTACAAG GTAGTACTGGAAAGCTTGAGAATGGCAAGCATTATATCTTTCACCTTCAGAGAAGCAGTGGCTGATGTGGAATATAAAG GGTACCTAATCCCAAAAGGTTGGAAAGTGATGCCTTTGTTCAGGAACATTCACCACAACCCGGACTTCTTCTCTGATCCTCAAAGATTTGATCCTTCAAGATTTGAG GTTGCCCCGAAGCCCAATACATTTATGCCTTTCGGCAGTGGAGTGCATGCCTGCCCCGGAAATGAGCTCGCAAAACTGGAGGTGCTGATTATGATCCACCATTTGGTCACCAAATTCAG GTGGGAACTGGTGGAATCCCAAAGTGGGATTCAGAATTCCCCATTCCCAGTGCCCATGCATGGACTCCCAGCCAGATTTTGGAAAGAATCTACCAGCTAG
- the LOC132184325 gene encoding uncharacterized protein LOC132184325 isoform X2, protein MPPFISTTSKAVRSVTSRKNGTIDLIRSVKNTRQMQKLDPIRCFSGIVPSAQYSDKDPKLWSRRLFDNGHTVQTRRFLGCGDGDEGGVLSKLYEEKRVLGYSPEQLFDVVAAVDLYHGFVPWCQRSEILKHYPDGSFDAELEIGFKFLVESYISHVELNRPKFLKTTAKDSTLFDHLINIWEFNPGPVPGTCNLHFLVDFKFQSPLYRQTVTCWTVSAILKNGNSNNCCIHVLQGGGLSPGGFVQ, encoded by the exons ATGCCGCCATTCATTTCGACCACCTCGAAGGCGGTACGGTCCGTAACATCTCGTAAAAACGGCACCATAGATTTGATTAGGTCCGTCAAGAACACCAGGCAGATGCAGAAACTTGATCCCATTCGTTGCTTTAGCGGTATTGTCCCGTCGGCCCAATATTCGGACAAGGATCCTAAGCTTTGGTCCCGGAGGTTGTTTGATAATGGTCATACTGTTCAAACGAGGCGGTTTCTCGGTTGCGGAGATGGTGACGAGGGTGGAGTCCTGTCCAAGCTTTATGAGGAGAAGCGTGTGTTGGG GTATTCGCCAGAGCAATTGTTTGATGTAGTTGCAGCTGTTGACTTGTATCATGGTTTTGTCCCATGGTGTCAGCGATCTGAGATACTTAAACACTATCCAGATGGATCTTTTGATGCTGAACTGGAGATTGGTTTCAAATTTCTTGTTGAAAGTTACATTTCCCATGTAGAATTGAACAGGCCAAAGTTTCTAAAG aCTACTGCAAAGGATAGTACCCTGTTTGACCACCTGATAAACATATGGGAGTTCAATCCGGGACCAGTTCCTGGAACTTGCAACCTTCATTTTCTGGTGGATTTTAAGTTCCAGTCACCACTTTACCGACAG ACTGTCACCTGTTGGACTGTCTCAGCCATACTAAAGAACGGCAACAGCAACAACT GTTGCATCCATGTTCTTCAAGGAGGTGGTCTCTCGCCTGGTGGGTTCGTTCAGTGA
- the LOC132185949 gene encoding thioredoxin-like 4, chloroplastic yields the protein MQKQNILNCKAYFDFGKNPNGQLDSRVPCIVPSFLHERSHVRLCLLRAKVPSTIRNLDTFRAERIRVADENQGELSDEDEDLCPVECVREFKTDEEFSKLLEKAKETDSLVVVDFYRTSCGSCKYIEQGFAKLCRGSGDQDAAVIFLKHNVIDEYDEQSEVAERLRIKTVPLFHFYKDGVLLEAFPTRDKERIDAAILKYTYPSS from the exons ATGCAAAAGCAGAATATTCTTAATTGCAAGGCATATTTTGATTTTGGAAAGAACCCAAATGGACAGCTTGATTCTAGAGTTCCCTGTATAGTTCCCAGCTTTCTTCATGAGAGAAGTCATGTTAGATTATGTCTTCTTAGGGCAAAAGTCCCTTCTACCATTAGAAATTTGGACACTTTCCGAGCTGAAAGAATCAGAGTGGCTGATGAGAATCAGGGAGAATTGtctgatgaagatgaagatctCTGTCCTGTTGAATGTGTTAGAGAATTTAAGACCGATGAGGAATTCTCCAAACTTCTTGAAAAGGCCAAAGAAACAGATTCTTTAGTTGTGGTAGATTTTTATCGCACTTCTTGTGGAAGCTGCAAATACATAGAGCAAGGGTTTGCAAAATTATGCAGGGGATCTGGCGATCAAGATGCTGCAGTAATCTTCTTAAAGCACAAT GTAATTGATGAGTATGATGAACAATCTGAGGTTGCTGAACGACTTAGAATCAAG ACAGTGCCTCTCTTCCACTTCTATAAAGATGGGGTCCTGTTGGAAGCATTCCCAACCAGAGACAAAGAGAGGATTGATGCAGCCATTCTTAAGTACACATATCCTTCATCCTAA
- the LOC132184427 gene encoding cold-regulated protein 27 isoform X1 — protein MEGSRARAARSRRPASCTATGTVSCETKEPTTSSLGNLVTESHSTEWTDEKHSLYLKSMETSFVNQLYESMDLLGFCRLSDPTFSRKKHFSTLTPSGQFKVHRNGSWQRINFERAADLQVKKEDESDGFLANPWIQHFRPGCTPDVVAFADVRKNAASTSQATCYLKQTPASHSHPCHHNFVGSDTAFAEVSDQNFVDDEVEGEKESQMCNAKKTESLVIDASSNDQVVPLNECSAAEDATKNCISAARETMSPVTGRQKTRLTT, from the exons ATGGAGGGTTCCAGAGCAAGAGCGGCTCGGAGTCGTCGTCCAGCTTCTTGTACAGCAACTGGGACCGTCTCATGCGAGACAAAGGAGCCTACGACAAGCAGCTTG GGTAATCTGGTGACGGAATCTCATTCTACAGAATGGACAGATGAGAAGCACAGCTTGTACCTCAAGTCCATGGAAACATCATTTGTAAACCAGTTATATGAATCCATGGATTTGCTTGGTTTTTGCCGTTTGTCAGATCCAACATTTTCCAGGAAAAAGCATTTCAGCACCCTTACCCCTTCTGGCCAG tTCAAGGTTCATCGAAATGGCAGCTGGCAGAGGATTAATTTTGAAAGAGCTGCAGATCTTCaggtaaagaaagaagatgAGTCTGATGGTTTTCTGGCAAATCCTTGGATCCAGCACTTTCGACCTGGATGCACACCCGACGTTGTAGCATTTGCAGATGTCCGAAAAAATGCTGCATCCACAAGTCAAGCCACTTGTTATTTGAAGCAGACTCCTGCGTCTCACTCTCATCCGTGCCATCACAATTTCGTTGGCAGCGACACAG CTTTTGCAGAGGTTTCGGATCAGAACTTTGTTGACGACGAAGTCGAAGGAGAAAAGGAAAGCCAAATGTGCAATGCGAAAAAGACGGAATCTTTAGTAATCGATGCCTCTAGCAATGATCAG GTTGTTCCACTTAACGAGTGTTCCGCAGCCGAAGATGCTACCAAGAACTGTATTTCTGCAGCTAGAGAAACGATGTCACCGGTGACTGGCAGACAGAAAACACGACTGACTACCTAA
- the LOC132184325 gene encoding uncharacterized protein LOC132184325 isoform X3, with protein sequence MPPFISTTSKAVRSVTSRKNGTIDLIRSVKNTRQMQKLDPIRCFSGIVPSAQYSDKDPKLWSRRLFDNGHTVQTRRFLGCGDGDEGGVLSKLYEEKRVLGYSPEQLFDVVAAVDLYHGFVPWCQRSEILKHYPDGSFDAELEIGFKFLVESYISHVELNRPKFLKTTAKDSTLFDHLINIWEFNPGPVPGTCNLHFLVDFKFQSPLYRQTLNRTSVL encoded by the exons ATGCCGCCATTCATTTCGACCACCTCGAAGGCGGTACGGTCCGTAACATCTCGTAAAAACGGCACCATAGATTTGATTAGGTCCGTCAAGAACACCAGGCAGATGCAGAAACTTGATCCCATTCGTTGCTTTAGCGGTATTGTCCCGTCGGCCCAATATTCGGACAAGGATCCTAAGCTTTGGTCCCGGAGGTTGTTTGATAATGGTCATACTGTTCAAACGAGGCGGTTTCTCGGTTGCGGAGATGGTGACGAGGGTGGAGTCCTGTCCAAGCTTTATGAGGAGAAGCGTGTGTTGGG GTATTCGCCAGAGCAATTGTTTGATGTAGTTGCAGCTGTTGACTTGTATCATGGTTTTGTCCCATGGTGTCAGCGATCTGAGATACTTAAACACTATCCAGATGGATCTTTTGATGCTGAACTGGAGATTGGTTTCAAATTTCTTGTTGAAAGTTACATTTCCCATGTAGAATTGAACAGGCCAAAGTTTCTAAAG aCTACTGCAAAGGATAGTACCCTGTTTGACCACCTGATAAACATATGGGAGTTCAATCCGGGACCAGTTCCTGGAACTTGCAACCTTCATTTTCTGGTGGATTTTAAGTTCCAGTCACCACTTTACCGACAG ACTTTGAACAGGACTTCTGTATTGTGA
- the LOC132184427 gene encoding cold-regulated protein 27 isoform X2 yields MEGSRARAARSRRPASCTATGTVSCETKEPTTSSLGNLVTESHSTEWTDEKHSLYLKSMETSFVNQLYESMDLLGFCRLSDPTFSRKKHFSTLTPSGQFKVHRNGSWQRINFERAADLQVKKEDESDGFLANPWIQHFRPGCTPDVVAFADVRKNAASTSQATCYLKQTPASHSHPCHHNFVGSDTEVSDQNFVDDEVEGEKESQMCNAKKTESLVIDASSNDQVVPLNECSAAEDATKNCISAARETMSPVTGRQKTRLTT; encoded by the exons ATGGAGGGTTCCAGAGCAAGAGCGGCTCGGAGTCGTCGTCCAGCTTCTTGTACAGCAACTGGGACCGTCTCATGCGAGACAAAGGAGCCTACGACAAGCAGCTTG GGTAATCTGGTGACGGAATCTCATTCTACAGAATGGACAGATGAGAAGCACAGCTTGTACCTCAAGTCCATGGAAACATCATTTGTAAACCAGTTATATGAATCCATGGATTTGCTTGGTTTTTGCCGTTTGTCAGATCCAACATTTTCCAGGAAAAAGCATTTCAGCACCCTTACCCCTTCTGGCCAG tTCAAGGTTCATCGAAATGGCAGCTGGCAGAGGATTAATTTTGAAAGAGCTGCAGATCTTCaggtaaagaaagaagatgAGTCTGATGGTTTTCTGGCAAATCCTTGGATCCAGCACTTTCGACCTGGATGCACACCCGACGTTGTAGCATTTGCAGATGTCCGAAAAAATGCTGCATCCACAAGTCAAGCCACTTGTTATTTGAAGCAGACTCCTGCGTCTCACTCTCATCCGTGCCATCACAATTTCGTTGGCAGCGACACAG AGGTTTCGGATCAGAACTTTGTTGACGACGAAGTCGAAGGAGAAAAGGAAAGCCAAATGTGCAATGCGAAAAAGACGGAATCTTTAGTAATCGATGCCTCTAGCAATGATCAG GTTGTTCCACTTAACGAGTGTTCCGCAGCCGAAGATGCTACCAAGAACTGTATTTCTGCAGCTAGAGAAACGATGTCACCGGTGACTGGCAGACAGAAAACACGACTGACTACCTAA
- the LOC132184325 gene encoding uncharacterized protein LOC132184325 isoform X1, with protein MPPFISTTSKAVRSVTSRKNGTIDLIRSVKNTRQMQKLDPIRCFSGIVPSAQYSDKDPKLWSRRLFDNGHTVQTRRFLGCGDGDEGGVLSKLYEEKRVLGYSPEQLFDVVAAVDLYHGFVPWCQRSEILKHYPDGSFDAELEIGFKFLVESYISHVELNRPKFLKTTAKDSTLFDHLINIWEFNPGPVPGTCNLHFLVDFKFQSPLYRQVASMFFKEVVSRLVGSFSERCRLIYGPGVPILENSFGQKA; from the exons ATGCCGCCATTCATTTCGACCACCTCGAAGGCGGTACGGTCCGTAACATCTCGTAAAAACGGCACCATAGATTTGATTAGGTCCGTCAAGAACACCAGGCAGATGCAGAAACTTGATCCCATTCGTTGCTTTAGCGGTATTGTCCCGTCGGCCCAATATTCGGACAAGGATCCTAAGCTTTGGTCCCGGAGGTTGTTTGATAATGGTCATACTGTTCAAACGAGGCGGTTTCTCGGTTGCGGAGATGGTGACGAGGGTGGAGTCCTGTCCAAGCTTTATGAGGAGAAGCGTGTGTTGGG GTATTCGCCAGAGCAATTGTTTGATGTAGTTGCAGCTGTTGACTTGTATCATGGTTTTGTCCCATGGTGTCAGCGATCTGAGATACTTAAACACTATCCAGATGGATCTTTTGATGCTGAACTGGAGATTGGTTTCAAATTTCTTGTTGAAAGTTACATTTCCCATGTAGAATTGAACAGGCCAAAGTTTCTAAAG aCTACTGCAAAGGATAGTACCCTGTTTGACCACCTGATAAACATATGGGAGTTCAATCCGGGACCAGTTCCTGGAACTTGCAACCTTCATTTTCTGGTGGATTTTAAGTTCCAGTCACCACTTTACCGACAG GTTGCATCCATGTTCTTCAAGGAGGTGGTCTCTCGCCTGGTGGGTTCGTTCAGTGAGCGCTGCCGTTTGATATATGGACCGGGGGTCCCAATTCTTGAAAATTCATTTGGTCAGAAGGCATAA